In a genomic window of Chaetodon trifascialis isolate fChaTrf1 chromosome 8, fChaTrf1.hap1, whole genome shotgun sequence:
- the prpf6 gene encoding pre-mRNA-processing factor 6, with protein MASGGGKQAPKIVSKQNAGGTGAAGAGGGPPIMPLASPLMGKKKKPFLGMPAPLGYVPGLGRGATGFTTRSDIGPARDANDPVDDRHAPPGKRTVGDQMKKNQDDDDEDLNDTNYDEFNGYAGSLFSSGPYEKDDEEADAIYAALDKRMDERRKERRELREKEEIEKYRMERPKIQQQFSDLKRKLAEVSEEEWLSIPEVGDARNKRQRNPRYEKLTPVPDSFFSKHLQTGENHTTVDPLQGLGGLNTPYPGSMTPGLMTPGTGELDMRKIGQARNTLMDMRLSQVSDSVSGQTVVDPKGYLTDLNSMIPTHGGDISDIKKARLLLKSVRETNPHHPPAWIASARLEEVTGKLQVARNLIMKGTEMCVKSEDVWLEAARLQPGDTAKAVVAQAVRHLPQSVRIYIRAAELETDVRAKKRVLRKALENVSKSVRLWKTAVELEEPEDARIMLSRAVECCPTSVELWLALARLETYENARRVLNKARENIPTDRHIWITAAKLEEANGNTQMVDKIIDRAITSLRANGVEINREQWIQDAEECDKAGSVATCQAVIRAVIGIGIEEEDRKHTWMEDADSCVAHGALECARAIYAHALQVFPSKKSVWLRAAYFEKNNGTRESLEALLQRAVAHCPKAEVLWLMGAKSKWLAEDVPAARSILALAFQANPNSEEIWLAAVKLESENNEYERARRLLAKARSSAPTARVFMKSVKLEWVLGNIKAAQELCTEALKHYEDFPKLWMMKGQIEEQCENMDKAREAYSQGLKKCPHSVALWLLMSRLEERVGQLTRARAILEKARLKNPQSPELWLESVRLEFRAGLKNISNTLMAKALQECPNSGILWAEAVFLEARPQRKTKSVDALKKCEHDPHVLLAVAKLFWSERKITKAREWFLRTVKIEPDLGDAWALFYKFEQQHGTEEQQEEVRKRCENAEPRHGELWCAESKHVLNWQKKTGEILAEVARKIKNTF; from the exons ATGGCCAGCGGTGGAGGAAAGCAAGCGCCGAAAATTGTCTCTAAACAAAATGCGGGAGGCACTGGGGCGGCGGGGGCTGGTGGTGGGCCCCCGATAATGCCCCTCGCCTCTCCGCTGatgggaaaaaagaagaagccgTTTCTGGGGATGCCCGCTCCGCTGGGCTACGTTCCGGGTCTGGGCAGAGG TGCAACTGGTTTCACCACCCGATCTGATATTGGTCCTGCTCGTGATGCCAACGATCCAGTAGATGACCGACATGCACCCCCAGGGAAGAGGACGGTTGGGGACCAAATGAAAAAGAACCaagatgatgacgatgaagatCTGAACGACACAAACTATGACGAG TTTAATGGATACGCAGGTAGCTTATTCTCCAGTGGGCCCTATGAGAAGGATGATGAAGAAGCAGATGCTATATATGCAGCACTGGATAAGAGGATGGATGAAAGACGCAAAGAAAGAAG GgagctgagagaaaaggaagaaatcGAGAAATACCGTATGGAGCGGCCCAAAATCCAGCAGCAGTTCTCAGATCTAAAG AGGAAGTTGGCAGAGGTGTCAGAGGAGGAGTGGCTCAGCATCCCTGAGGTGGGCGATGCCAGGAACAAGCGCCAGAGAAATCCCCGCTATGAGAAACTCACCCCTGTCCCCGACAGCTTCTTTTCCAAACACCTGCAGACTGGAGAGAACCACACTACTGTTGACCCTCTGCAAGGG CTGGGAGGTCTGAACACTCCTTACCCAGGAAGCATGACCCCTGGCCTGATGACACCAGGGACAGGAGAGCTGGACATGAGGAAAATCGGTCAGGCCAGGAACACACTCATGGATATGAGGCTCAGCCAG GTGTCTGACTCAGTGAGCGGACAGACAGTTGTGGATCCAAAGGGTTACCTGACAGATCTCAACTCCATGATCCCGACGCATGGAGGAGACATCAG TGACATCAAAAAGGCTCGTCTGCTACTGAAATCAGTGAGGGAGACCAATCCTCATCACCCACCTGCCTGGATTGCCTCTGccaggctggaggaggtgaCCGGCAAACTGCAGGTCGCCAGGAACCTGATCATGAAAGGCACTGAGATGTGCGTTAAG AGTGAGGATGTGTGGCTAGAGGCAGCCAGGCTCCAGCCCGGTGACACAGCCAAAGCCGTGGTAGCCCAGGCTGTCCGCCACCTGCCACAGTCCGTCCGCATCTACATCCGAGCTGCTGAGCTGGAGACAGACGTGAGGGCCAAGAAACGAGTCCTCAGGAAAG CCCTGGAGAACGTGTCCAAGTCAGTTCGACTATGGAAGACAGCCGTTGAGCTGGAGGAGCCAGAGGATGCCAGGATCATGCTGAGCAGAGCTGTGGAGTGTTGCCCCACTAGTGTGGAG CTGTGGCTGGCATTGGCCCGGTTAGAGACTTACGAGAATGCCCGTCGTGTCCTGAACAAAGCTCGAGAGAACATTCCCACCGATCGCCACATCTGGATCACTGCTGCCAAGCTGGAGGAGGCCAATGGTAACACTCAGATGGTGGATAAGATCATTGACAGAGCCATTACTTCTCTGCGCGCCAACGGTGTGGAGATCAACAGAGAGCAGTGGATACAG GATGCAGAGGAGTGTGACAAAGCTGGCAGTGTGGCTACCTGCCAGGCCGTGATAAGGGCTGTCATAGGGATCGGCATCGAGGAGGAGGACCGCAAACACACCTGGATGGAGGATGCAGATAGT tgtgtggCCCACGGAGCGCTAGAGTGTGCCAGGGCCATCTATGCCCATGCTCTGCAGGTGTTCCCCAGTAAAAAGAGCGTCTGGCTTAGAGCTGCATACTTTGAGAAAAATAATGGCACCAG GGAGTCTTTAGAGGCCCTGCTCCAAAGGGCTGTGGCTCACTGTCCCAAGGCAGAGGTCCTTTGGCTGATGGGGGCCAAGTCCAAGTGGCTAGCTGAGGATGTGCCTGCAGCCAGAAGTATCCTCGCTCTGGCCTTCCAG GCTAATCCAAACAGTGAAGAAATCTGGCTGGCTGCTGTCAAGCTGGAGTCTGAGAATAATGAGTATGAAAGAGCCCGTCGACTGCTGGCCAAGGCCCGCAGCAGTGCCCCGACAGccagg GTATTTATGAAGTCAGTGAAGTTGGAGTGGGTGTTGGGGAACATAAAAGCTGCCCAGGAGTTGTGCACAGAGGCCCTGAAACACTACGAGGACTTCCCAAAACTTTGGATGATGAAAGGCCAGATAGAAGAGCAGTGTGAAAACATGGATAAAGCCAGAGAAGCCTACAGCCAAGGG TTGAAAAAGTGTCCCCACTCCGTGGCCCTGTGGTTGCTGATGTCTCGCCTTGAAGAAAGAGTGGGCCAGCTGACCAGAGCTAGAGCAATCCTGGAGAAAGCGCGGCTCAAGAACCCCCAGAGCCCTGAGCTATG GTTGGAGTCGGTCAGGCTGGAGTTCCGGGCTGGACTGAAGAACATCTCCAACACGCTGATGGCCAAAGCCCTGCAAGAGTGCCCCAATTCAG GTATCCTGTGGGCTGAGGCAGTGTTTTTGGAGGCCAGGCCCCAGAGGAAGACTAAAAGTGTTGATGCTTTGAAGAAGTGTGAACATGATCCCCATGTCTTGCTGGCTGTAGCCAA GTTGTTCTGGAGTGAGCGCAAGATCACTAAAGCCAGAGAGTGGTTCTTAAGGACAGTAAAGATTGAGCCAGACCTGGGAGACGCTTGGGCTCTCTTCTACAAGTTTGAACAGCAGCACGGCACAGAG GAACAGCAGGAAGAGGTGAGAAAGCGCTGTGAAAACGCTGAGCCCCGCCATGGAGAGCTGTGGTGTGCCGAGTCCAAACACGTCCTGAACTGGCAGAAGAAGACAGGAGAGATCCTAGCGGAGGTAGCCAGGAAGATCAAAAATACATTCTGA
- the aar2 gene encoding protein AAR2 homolog: MASSRSAVDMDPDVARRLFEEGAFLVLLGVPRGTELGIDCKSWTVGPRFKGVKMIPPGLHFLHYCSANPSSCGGEIGPKTGLFLSLKPREILLANWDPKIEDLDFSASQNEEEINRIRANLQDLDPFLGPYPYEVMRKWVSLTDRLSEEVANNLQPLSGRICAFSDVIPEIQFRHTKDRADQPRNDTACNSMKEGLDRLPKMKLREGTELRFSVIPKKTYPPGATPAEITQCSLDLSYALETVLEKHHKLQPLNLLGELQFAFVCFLIGNVYEGFEHWKCLLNLLCRSEETIRKRKELYLGLIGVLYHQLGEIPPDFFVDIVSQNNFLTSTLQDFFQFASGPGVDGMLRKRAERFKAHLTKKFSWDFDADLDDCAPVVVELPEGVTVD; this comes from the exons ATGGCCAGCAGCAGAAGTGCGGTAGACATGGATCCAGATGTCGCTCGGAGGCTGTTTGAGGAGGGAGCTTTTCTCGTGCTGCTGGGTGTTCCTCGAGGCACAGAGCTGGGCATTGACTGCAAGAGTTGGACGGTTGGTCCCCGGTTCAAGGGTGTGAAGATGATCCCCCCAGGCCTGCACTTCCTCCACTACTGCTCAGCCAACCCGTCCAGCTGTGGGGGAGAAATTGGCCCGAAGACAGGCCTCTTCCTCAGTCTCAAACCCAGAGAGATCCTGTTGGCCAACTGGGATCCCAAAATAGAAGATTTGGACTTCTCAGCCTCCCAGAACGAAGAGGAGATCAACCGGATCAGGGCAAACTTGCAAGACCTGGATCCTTTCCTGGGGCCCTATCCGTACGAAGTGATGAGGAAATGGGTGTCCCTCACGGACCGCCTGAGTGAGGAGGTGGCCAATAATTTACAGCCTCTTTCGGGTCGAATATGTGCCTTCAGCGATGTCATCCCCGAGATTCAGTTCAGACACACCAAAGACAGAGCAGACCAGCCGAGGAATGACACGGCCTGTAACAGCATGAAAGAGGGGCTCGACAGGCTCCCCAAGATGAAGCTGAGGGAGGGGACAGAATTGCGGTTCTCTGTAATCCCCAAGAAGACCTACCCTCCCGGGGCTACGCCGGCCGAGATCACCCAGTGCAGCCTGGACCTGAGCTATGCCCTGGAGACTGTGCTGGAGAAGCACCACAAGCTGCAGCCTCTCAACCTGCTAG GTGAGCTGCAgtttgcctttgtgtgtttcctcattGGAAACGTATATGAGGGCTTTGAGCACTGGAAGTGTCTCCTAAATCTTCTGTGTCGATCAGAGGAGACGATACGAAAACGTAAGGAGCTCTACCTGGGGCTCATCGGTGTGCTGTACCACCAGCTCGGAGAAATCCCGCCTGACTTCTTTGTCGACATCGTGTCTCAGAACAACTTCCTCACCTCCACGCTGCAG GACTTTTTCCAGTTTGCCAGCGGTCCGGGTGTAGACGGCATGCTGCGCAAGAGAGCGGAGAGGTTCAAAGCTCACCTGACCAAGAAGTTCTCCTGGGATTTTGATGCAGACTTGGACGACTGCGCCCCTGTGGTGGTGGAGCTGCCCGAAGGTGTTACGGTGGACTGA